The Puntigrus tetrazona isolate hp1 chromosome 19, ASM1883169v1, whole genome shotgun sequence genome has a segment encoding these proteins:
- the LOC122323869 gene encoding serine/threonine-protein kinase pim-2-like: protein MKTAQTLMVNKTPRAPEIIKTLDWEDNEDHFTIVIELPPPCMDLKSFVKLHGQSLDEGMAQKIMRQVTVAADGCIKRGAFHRDIKMENLLVNQDTMEVKLIDFVCGTKAYCPPEVTVNGRYHAKPTTVCLLGILLFMTVCGYHHTEYDLDLISRRSWTRPGLSRECCQMISSRLQSDPQQRIDLEKMHLHDWFKPNVPESSSPDVSDVQALLRLPSAAVYWEHEASKPFGDGFFKSGIS, encoded by the exons ATGAAGACAGCCCAGACACTCATGGTCAATAAAACCCCCAGAGCTCCTGAGATTATAAAAACGCTGGACTGGGAAGACAACGAAgaccactttacaatagtcatAGAGCTCCCCCCGCCCTGCAtggatttaaaaagttttgtaaaGCTCCACGGGCAGAGTCTCGATGAGGGGATGGCACAAAAGATCATGCGGCAGGTCACTGTAGCCGCTGACGGCTGTATTAAGCGTGGTGCCTTTCATCGGGATATAAAAATGGAGAACCTTCTAGTAAACCAGGACACCATGGAGGTGAAATTGATTGACTTTGTTTGTG GCACAAAAGCGTACTGTCCACCAGAGGTCACCGTGAATGGCAGATACCACGCAAAGCCGACAACAGTGTGTTTGCTAGGAATCCTCCTGTTTATGACGGTGTGTGGTTATCATCACACAGAATACGACCTGGATTTGATCAGTAGGAGGAGCTGGACCAGGCCTGGCCTGTCACGAG AATGCTGCCAGATGATTTCTTCACGTTTGCAGTCTGATCCACAGCAGAGGATCGATCTGGAGAAAATGCATCTCCACGACTGGTTTAAG CCAAATGTCCCTGAGTCCTCCTCTCCCGATGTCTCTGATGTCCAGGCCCTCTTACGCCTCCCCTCGGCCGCGGTCTATTGGGAGCACGAGGCGTCAAAGCCCTTCGGGGACGGCTTTTTCAAAAGTGGCATCTCATGA
- the LOC122323768 gene encoding gap junction beta-4 protein-like: MNWLSLKVLLGGVSQYSTVFGRVWLSVVFVFRILVFVVAVQQVWNDEQKDFICNTAQPGCANVCYDNFFPISHIRLWALQIIFVTCPSLMVVAHVKYREMKDQRYTGVHEGEHLYANPGKKRGGLWYTYILSLVFKAGFDAGFLYILYVVYKFDMPNVTKCTVDPCPNTVDCYISRPTEKKIFTLFMVVTSSVCIFMCICEIFYLVIKKVRKYLRKQQELMAKPNYIRVDPTASSNQNLSNFKKAKAATGEKD, encoded by the coding sequence ATGAACTGGTTGTCCTTGAAGGTCTTGCTTGGTGGGGTTAGCCAATACTCTACAGTCTTTGGCCGTGTCTGGCTCTCTGTGGTGTTTGTCTTCCGGATCCTGGTGTTTGTGGTGGCTGTTCAGCAGGTGTGGAACGATGAACAAAAAGACTTCATCTGCAACACCGCCCAGCCGGGTTGCGCTAACGTTTGCTATGACAACTTTTTCCCCATCTCCCACATCCGTCTGTGGGCCCTCCAGATCATTTTTGTCACTTGCCCGTCTCTCATGGTGGTCGCTCACGTCAAGTATCGTGAAATGAAGGATCAAAGGTACACAGGAGTCCACGAGGGCGAACACCTGTACGCCAACCCAGGGAAAAAACGCGGAGGGCTGTGGTACACCTACATACTCAGCCTGGTGTTTAAAGCTGGCTTTGATGCAGGCTTCCTCTACATTTTGTACGTCGTTTATAAATTCGACATGCCAAACGTCACCAAATGCACTGTGGATCCTTGTCCAAATACAGTGGACTGTTACATCTCACGTCCTACAGAGAAGAAAATCTTCACTCTCTTCATGGTGGTCACTTCTTCGGTGTGCATCTTCATGTGTATCTGTGAGATATTCTATCTGGTGATCAAAAAAGTTCGCAAGTATCTGCGCAAACAGCAGGAACTTATGGCAAAGCCCAATTACATAAGGGTGGATCCTACAGCTTCATCAAACCAGAATCTCAGCAACTTTAAAAAGGCGAAGGCGGCAACTGGGGAGAAGGACTGA